The genomic segment TCACAGATGCAGAAGCGAATCGATGACGGGGACCGCCGCGAGGCCATGAAATTCTACGTTCGCGAGGTCATGCATGGTGGCGACATCGATGACCTCGACGGGTGGCTCGCCGAGTGGCCACCATGGCCGGACATCGTTGCTCTCACCGAAAATATCGCGCGCATCAACCGCGCCATCGAACAGTACCGCCTCCCCGAATCACTGGAGATCGACGCGCCAACACTCCTGCTGACCGGTACTGAGGGACCACCCCACCTTCGAGACGGCGTCCGTGCGGTTGGCGAAGCGCTCCCGGACAACCAGTTCGTCGAGTTCGGGGGCATCGGCCACGGTGGTCCAACAGAAGCACCGGACCGCATCACAGCCGAGGTACGCGCCTTCATCGGCGGGAGAAAACTGCAGTAGCGGAGGGGAGCGACTGACCAGGCTCCATCGTCCACGTCCGCCATCTACTATCTGCAGTGATTCTCAAATAATACTACATTTTTACATTTATGCCGACATCTCCAACACGCCAACAGTCACGTACGGGCGAATTAGCGATCTGACGGTCATCACGTGAGAAACACTACGTTGCCCATCCCTCTGCGTTTGCGCTCGACGAGCTCTCTTGCCTCTGGGCTATCGAGTGTGCGACTGACGGTTGCTTTCGAGAGATCGGTCTGCTCGACAACCTCGCTCTGTGGACGGACACCATCCGCATCGAGCACCGTTTGATATACCACCGCCTCGTTGTCCGCGAGTCGCTCCGAGACGGACTCCCACTCGTTCCGACGGGCCTGTAGTAGCTCGTCGCTGGAGCCTCCGGTAGACCGCTCAACAGACGAGTCTCCTGGGTTCGTCTCTGCTGTGGGTGCTGGTGTCGAGTCCTCGTAGAGCAGTGTCGTCACACTGGCTCCGGCGCCGGCGGCTGCAAGGGTGATCGCAACGGTATCACGGAGCGAGAACTGCCAGCCAGCAGCCCCAAGCCGTGTGCTTCCGTCGGCGCCTGCAACTACGGTTGGTGTCGCAGTCAGAAACTGTGCGACGAGAACCGCTGTCGCGGTTACGAGAATCGCAGCCGCGAGCAGTTCGGAACGCGGGCCGAACTGTGTCATCGGTATGCACCCATACTCGCCGAAAATGACTCCCACTGCGGTCGTATCCGTGTTACGGGACGGCCGGCAGCACGCGAGCGCCTGCTGAACGTACCCCTGTACAGCAGGCTGCCGCCCGAGTGCTCGGTCCGGGTTCATCGGTCACCCCTGTCGAGTCGAACGAGCGATTCGGCGGTCGTTGTCGGGAGGTCGACCACGACACTGTACTGCGCTTTGGAGTCGGCCGGTGTCACGACGACGAGTACGCGGTCGGGACT from the Haloarcula pelagica genome contains:
- a CDS encoding alpha/beta fold hydrolase, giving the protein MQTVTSADGTRIAFERHGEGPPLILLHGGSAPQYWKPVVPRFAEDYTVIVPHRRGVGESDDSAEYSLERGVADVRAVIDAVDGTPVLFGHSFGGLLAIEAARTASVAKLVAYEPAVLVGEYRQQAGLASQMQKRIDDGDRREAMKFYVREVMHGGDIDDLDGWLAEWPPWPDIVALTENIARINRAIEQYRLPESLEIDAPTLLLTGTEGPPHLRDGVRAVGEALPDNQFVEFGGIGHGGPTEAPDRITAEVRAFIGGRKLQ
- a CDS encoding helix-turn-helix transcriptional regulator, whose product is MTQFGPRSELLAAAILVTATAVLVAQFLTATPTVVAGADGSTRLGAAGWQFSLRDTVAITLAAAGAGASVTTLLYEDSTPAPTAETNPGDSSVERSTGGSSDELLQARRNEWESVSERLADNEAVVYQTVLDADGVRPQSEVVEQTDLSKATVSRTLDSPEARELVERKRRGMGNVVFLT